A window of Acinonyx jubatus isolate Ajub_Pintada_27869175 chromosome E4, VMU_Ajub_asm_v1.0, whole genome shotgun sequence contains these coding sequences:
- the PIGC gene encoding phosphatidylinositol N-acetylglucosaminyltransferase subunit C, with product MGTQPVTDTEEAKWQKVLYERQPFPDNYVDRRFLEELRKNIHARKYQYWAVVFESSVVIQQLCSVCVFVVIWWYMDEGLLAPQWLFGTGLASSLIGYVLFDLIDGGEGRKKSGRTRWADLKSALVFITFTYGFSPVLKTLTESVSTDTIYAMSVFMLLGHLIFFDYGANAAIVSSTLSLNMAIFASVCLASRLPRSLHAFIMVTFAIQIFALWPMLQKKLKACTPRSYVGVTLLFAFSALGGLLSISAVGAILFALLLFSISCLCPFYLIRLQLFKENIHGPWDEAEIKEDLSRFLS from the coding sequence ATGGGGACCCAGCCTGTAACTGACACTGAGGAGGCCAAGTGGCAGAAGGTCCTGTACGAGCGACAGCCGTTTCCCGATAACTACGTGGACCGGCGTTTCCTGGAAGAGCTCCGGAAAAACATCCACGCCCGGAAGTACCAGTACTGGGCCGTGGTGTTCGAGTCGAGCGTGGTGATACAGCAGCTGTGCAGCGTCTGTGTGTTTGTGGTCATCTGGTGGTATATGGATGAGGGCCTTCTGGCCCCCCAGTGGCTCTTTGGGACCGGCCTGGCCTCTTCACTGATTGGCTATGTTTTGTTCGATCTCATTGATGGAGGTGAAGGACGGAAGAAGAGTGGGCGGACCCGGTGGGCTGACTTGAAGAGCGCCCTGGTTTTCATTACTTTCACCTACGGTTTTTCCCCAGTGCTGAAGACCCTGACGGAGTCTGTCAGCACTGACACCATCTATGCCATGTCAGTCTTCATGCTTTTGGGCCACCTCATTTTCTTTGACTATGGTGCCAATGCTGCCATTGTATCCAGCACGCTGTCCTTGAACATGGCCATCTTTGCTTCTGTCTGCCTTGCCTCGCGCCTGCCCCGTTCCCTGCATGCCTTCATCATGGTGACTTTTGCCATCCAGATTTTTGCCCTGTGGCCCATGTTGCAGAAGAAACTGAAGGCATGTACTCCCCGTAGCTACGTGGGTGTCACGCTGCTTTTTGCATTTTCAGCCTTGGGAGGCCTGCTGTCCATTAGTGCTGTGGGAGCCATCCTCTTTGCCCTTCTGCTGTTTTCCATCTCTTGTCTCTGCCCTTTCTACCTCATTCGCCtgcagctttttaaagaaaacattcatgGGCCTTGGGATGAGgctgaaatcaaagaagactTGTCCAGGTTTCTCAGCTGA
- the CE4H1orf105 gene encoding uncharacterized protein C1orf105 homolog isoform X7 → MRSGSHRSKGRTLNIHTPSGLPALPRSSPGADAVVCVSGAVLTKERQKGNRGSETERPGKRKTNSKTETEARRDKSNPMLIRSKQLCSTCQEIKMKRKRTARGNGGHKDKALPSVRAAAERGPCPHHVHTDAIQVQPRTLIIPHNLKLSFENLMSHRMMSLPPPKAKTESKHSCNDISTESIQGQQSWRRTSGRVLTELAMS, encoded by the exons ATGCGATCTGGAAG TCACAGGTCAAAGGGCAGAACTCTGAACATCCACACTCCAAGTGgccttcctgccctgcccaggaGCAGTCCTGGAGCAGATGCCGTGGTCTGTGTGTCTGGAGCAGTTCTCactaaagagagacagaaaggaaacagaggctcagagactgAAAGACCCgggaagaggaagacaaacagcaaaacagaaacagag gccAGGAGGGACAAGAGTAACCCCATGCTGATCAGAAGCAAGCAGCTATGCTCCACatgtcaagaaataaaaatg aaaagaaagaggacagcAAGGGGAAATGGAGGACACAAGGACAAAGCCCTACCATCTGTCAGAGCTGCCGCAGAAAGAGGCCCGTGTCCGCACCATGTCCACACGGATGCCATACAG GTACAACCAAGAACTTTGATAATCCCTCATAATCTGAAGCTATCCTTTGAGAATTTAATGAGTCATAG AATGATGAGTCTTCCTCCACCAAAAGCCAAGACTGAATCCAAACATTCCTGTAATGACATCTCAACAG AGTCCATCCAAGGGCAGCAGTCTTGGAGGAGGACTTCAGGGAGAGTGCTTACGGAGCTGGCTATGAGCTAA
- the CE4H1orf105 gene encoding uncharacterized protein C1orf105 homolog isoform X10, which translates to MPWSVCLEQFSLKRDRKETEAQRLKDPGRGRQTAKQKQRHPLVTPPGAVGSQAYSSSWTTEAERSLLRAPRKAEQTDRAIWGLQLGSPWDPLAYLLGWVSPSSSSWLPMEQKMPPQSLLAYPPTPCLLSLIWVCCSSLMSPSPDKSSISFAFSGSVTKSPR; encoded by the exons ATGCCGTGGTCTGTGTGTCTGGAGCAGTTCTCactaaagagagacagaaaggaaacagaggctcagagactgAAAGACCCgggaagaggaagacaaacagcaaaacagaaacagag GCATCCACTCGTGACTCCTCCTGGTGCCGTGGGCAGCCAAGCGTATTCCAGTAGCTGGACAACTGAGGCCGAGAGGTCCTTGCTCAGAGCTCCCCGCAAGGCAGAGCAGACGGATCGGGCCATCTGGGGACTCCAGCTGGGGTCCCCCTGGGACCCCTTGGCCTACTTGCTGGGCTGGGTGTCACCGAGCTCAAGTTCTTGGTTACCAATGGAGCAGAAAAtgccaccccagtctctcctcgcCTACCCCCCCActccctgtctcctctctttgaTCTGGGTTTGCTGTTCTAGCCTAATGAGTCCGAGTCCAGACAAGAGCAGTATCTCTTTTGCTTTTAGCGGATCTGTGACAAAAAGCCCCCGTTAA